The Candidatus Phaeomarinobacter ectocarpi genome includes a region encoding these proteins:
- a CDS encoding Mrp/NBP35 family ATP-binding protein yields MTSRSGPNRDQILAALATVSAPNGKTLPDAGLVQGLVIRDGNVGFALEIDPAQAEVMEEIRVAAAAAVKDVPGVLSVTAVLTAHNEAPSAPPPRQDAAPQAPTHAPGGKTGPLDIPGVGAIVAVASGKGGVGKSTLAVNLALGLHALGLKVGLLDADVYGPSIPRMLGLNRKPDASESKKLIPLEAYGIKAMSIGLIVEEDTPMIWRGPMVQSAISQMLVDVEWAPIDVLIVDMPPGTGDAQLTLAQRVPMTGAVIVSTPQEIALIDARKAVAMFEKTRVPILGVVENMAWLEMPDGSRNHIFGEGGARKTAEKLNVPFLGEVPLITAIREGGDDGRPVSGVEPDGPSASVFKQIAAGLMASLENTGQKPAPRIVVTD; encoded by the coding sequence ATGACCAGCCGTTCTGGACCGAACAGGGATCAAATCCTCGCCGCCCTGGCCACCGTCAGCGCCCCCAACGGCAAAACCCTGCCTGATGCGGGCCTGGTTCAAGGGCTGGTGATCCGTGATGGCAATGTGGGATTTGCCCTCGAAATTGACCCGGCTCAGGCTGAGGTGATGGAGGAAATCCGCGTCGCGGCAGCTGCAGCGGTCAAGGACGTTCCCGGAGTCCTGTCGGTCACCGCTGTTCTGACAGCCCACAACGAAGCCCCCTCAGCACCGCCACCCAGGCAGGACGCCGCGCCCCAGGCGCCGACACACGCACCGGGCGGGAAAACCGGCCCGCTCGACATTCCCGGCGTCGGCGCCATCGTGGCAGTCGCCAGCGGCAAGGGCGGCGTTGGCAAATCAACCCTTGCTGTCAATCTCGCTCTGGGACTTCACGCGCTCGGCCTGAAAGTCGGGTTGCTGGATGCCGACGTGTACGGCCCCTCCATCCCCCGCATGCTGGGCCTCAACCGCAAACCGGATGCCAGCGAAAGCAAGAAACTCATTCCGCTCGAGGCCTATGGCATCAAGGCCATGTCCATCGGCCTCATTGTCGAAGAAGACACACCCATGATCTGGCGAGGCCCCATGGTCCAGTCCGCCATTTCGCAGATGCTGGTGGATGTGGAATGGGCACCCATTGATGTTCTGATCGTCGACATGCCACCGGGCACCGGCGACGCACAGCTGACCCTTGCACAACGGGTCCCCATGACCGGCGCCGTGATTGTTTCCACCCCGCAGGAAATTGCCCTCATCGATGCTCGCAAGGCCGTCGCGATGTTTGAAAAAACGCGGGTGCCCATTCTGGGTGTCGTGGAAAACATGGCCTGGCTCGAAATGCCGGACGGGTCCCGCAATCACATCTTCGGTGAGGGCGGCGCCCGCAAGACCGCTGAAAAGCTGAACGTACCGTTTCTTGGCGAGGTGCCATTGATCACGGCCATTCGTGAAGGCGGTGACGATGGCAGGCCGGTGTCTGGCGTCGAGCCGGACGGCCCATCGGCATCCGTATTCAAACAGATTGCCGCCGGGTTGATGGCATCCCTCGAAAACACAGGACAAAAACCCGCCCCACGCATCGTCGTCACAGATTGA
- a CDS encoding dihydrofolate reductase, which translates to MRISLVVAVAENGVIGADNDLPWRLKGDLKHFKATTMGKPIIMGRKTYDSIGKPLPGRTNIVMSRRAGGVPDGVVLVSSLEDAFKAAEATGADEACVTGGAEIYALALPYAHTLHYTCVHMDAEGDTLFPVFDQDEWTEVSSQRFEAGENDSAAFTILRFDRAGDPPRRY; encoded by the coding sequence ATGCGTATTTCACTTGTGGTGGCCGTTGCAGAGAATGGTGTGATCGGTGCTGACAACGATCTCCCATGGCGCCTGAAGGGCGACCTGAAGCACTTCAAGGCCACGACCATGGGCAAGCCGATCATCATGGGGCGCAAGACCTATGACTCCATCGGAAAGCCATTGCCTGGCCGAACAAATATCGTGATGAGCCGCCGAGCCGGTGGCGTGCCAGATGGTGTGGTCCTTGTGTCGTCACTTGAGGACGCCTTCAAGGCTGCGGAAGCAACGGGTGCCGACGAGGCCTGCGTGACCGGCGGTGCGGAGATCTATGCGCTTGCGCTGCCCTACGCTCATACGCTGCACTACACTTGCGTCCATATGGATGCGGAGGGTGACACGCTCTTTCCCGTGTTTGATCAGGACGAATGGACAGAGGTTTCCTCGCAGCGGTTTGAGGCCGGTGAGAATGACAGCGCCGCATTTACGATTTTGCGGTTTGACCGGGCAGGGGACCCGCCGCGCCGCTACTAG
- the fumC gene encoding class II fumarate hydratase, producing MTSTRTETDSFGPLEVPSEKYWGAQTQRSLGNFKIGTETMPKPLVRALGIVKRSAALANISLDNIDKKTGDAIAAAGLEVAEGKFDDNFPLVVWQTGSGTQSNMNANEVIANRAIEMLGGVIGSKDPVHPNDHVNRSQSSNDTFPTAMHIAAGEEASLALIPALQKLRNALNDKAKEWAEIIKIGRTHTQDATPLTLGQEFSGYVAAVDNGIRRIEQSLPAIFQLAQGGTAVGTGLNAKIGFAEKFAEEVATLTKLPFETAPNKFEALGTHDAMVELSGALNTVAVSLFKIANDIRFLGSGPRSGLGELALPENEPGSSIMPGKVNPTQCEALTMVCTQVMGNHTTTTIAGSQGHFELNVYKPVIGYSVLQSIRLIADASVSFTDNCVVGIEPRKDNIADLMSRSLMLVTALAPTIGYDNATKVAKTAHKNGTTLKEEAVGLGFVTEEEFDAVVRPENMIGPSA from the coding sequence ATGACGAGCACGCGCACCGAGACCGATAGCTTTGGCCCGCTGGAAGTCCCTTCCGAAAAATACTGGGGCGCTCAGACGCAACGCTCGCTTGGCAACTTCAAGATCGGCACCGAGACCATGCCCAAGCCGCTGGTCCGCGCCCTTGGCATCGTCAAGCGTTCCGCAGCGCTCGCCAACATCTCACTGGATAATATTGACAAGAAGACCGGTGACGCGATCGCCGCAGCAGGCCTTGAAGTGGCCGAGGGCAAGTTCGACGACAACTTCCCCCTTGTGGTCTGGCAGACGGGCTCCGGCACCCAGTCAAACATGAACGCCAACGAAGTCATCGCCAACCGCGCCATTGAAATGCTCGGCGGCGTAATTGGCTCAAAAGACCCCGTTCACCCCAATGACCATGTGAACCGCTCTCAGTCTTCCAACGACACCTTCCCCACCGCGATGCACATCGCAGCGGGCGAAGAAGCAAGCCTTGCGCTTATCCCAGCGTTGCAGAAACTGCGCAATGCCCTGAACGACAAGGCAAAGGAATGGGCGGAGATCATCAAGATCGGCCGTACCCACACACAGGATGCAACCCCGCTCACGCTGGGCCAGGAATTCTCCGGCTATGTCGCCGCCGTCGACAATGGCATTCGCCGTATTGAGCAGTCCCTGCCCGCCATCTTCCAGCTTGCCCAGGGCGGCACGGCCGTCGGCACGGGCCTTAATGCCAAGATCGGCTTTGCGGAAAAGTTTGCCGAAGAAGTCGCAACCCTGACCAAGCTGCCCTTTGAAACTGCGCCCAACAAATTTGAAGCGCTCGGCACTCACGACGCGATGGTAGAGCTTTCCGGTGCACTCAACACGGTCGCTGTCAGCCTCTTCAAGATTGCCAACGACATTCGCTTCCTTGGGTCTGGTCCCCGCTCTGGTCTTGGCGAACTGGCACTGCCGGAAAACGAACCCGGCTCATCCATCATGCCGGGCAAAGTGAACCCCACCCAGTGCGAAGCACTGACGATGGTCTGCACCCAGGTCATGGGCAACCACACCACTACAACTATCGCCGGCAGCCAGGGCCATTTTGAGCTCAATGTCTACAAGCCCGTAATCGGCTATTCGGTTCTGCAGTCGATCCGGCTCATTGCAGATGCATCTGTCAGCTTCACGGACAATTGCGTGGTCGGCATCGAACCGCGCAAGGACAACATTGCAGACCTCATGAGCCGGTCGCTCATGCTGGTGACCGCACTGGCGCCCACAATCGGCTATGACAACGCCACCAAGGTCGCCAAGACGGCACACAAGAACGGCACGACCCTCAAAGAAGAGGCGGTCGGTCTTGGATTTGTAACGGAAGAAGAGTTTGACGCCGTGGTACGGCCTGAAAACATGATCGGGCCATCCGCCTGA
- a CDS encoding dipeptidase encodes MLKWSAIILGALAAIYYGTAWYIVPGALERPNNRVIEHAGYKVSDAARELHASLTIGDLHSDTLLWSRSVLDRADRGHVDVPRLVEGNVALQVFAAVTKVPDGRNYDENTGDSDQITLAAMAQAWPIATWSSLLERAIYQADKLHSAARRAPDALKVIQSRTDIDALLVERAAGKPVVGGLLATEGGHPLEGDIENINVLYDAGYRMIGLHHFFDNFLGGSLHGITGEGLNEHGRAVVKAAEERRMIIDVAHSSPNAVADVLDMATRPVVVSHTGIRGACDSVRNLSDDLMRRIAAQGGLIGIGYWEGAVCDISPAGVAASIVYAVALVGEDHVALGSDYDGGTQVAFDTSELVVLTEALLKAGLTKETIAKIMGGNLVQFLRANLPSGDA; translated from the coding sequence ATGCTGAAATGGTCAGCCATCATTCTGGGCGCTCTGGCCGCCATTTATTACGGTACTGCCTGGTACATTGTCCCCGGAGCATTGGAGCGACCGAACAACCGCGTTATCGAGCATGCTGGCTACAAGGTCAGTGATGCTGCCAGAGAACTCCATGCGTCTTTGACCATCGGCGATCTCCACTCAGACACGCTGTTGTGGAGCAGAAGCGTCCTTGACCGTGCAGATCGCGGCCATGTGGATGTCCCCCGGTTGGTTGAAGGCAATGTGGCCCTTCAGGTGTTTGCCGCCGTCACCAAAGTGCCTGATGGCCGCAACTATGATGAAAACACCGGTGACAGTGATCAGATTACGTTGGCAGCCATGGCCCAGGCATGGCCGATCGCGACGTGGAGCAGCCTGCTCGAGCGGGCGATCTATCAGGCAGACAAGCTTCACTCTGCTGCCCGTCGCGCACCTGATGCACTGAAAGTCATTCAGTCCCGGACCGACATCGATGCATTGCTGGTCGAACGCGCAGCCGGCAAGCCTGTTGTCGGCGGCCTTCTGGCAACCGAAGGCGGTCATCCGCTTGAAGGGGACATTGAGAACATCAATGTGCTGTATGACGCCGGCTACCGGATGATCGGGCTGCACCATTTCTTTGACAATTTTTTGGGGGGCTCACTCCACGGCATTACCGGCGAAGGCCTGAACGAGCATGGTCGGGCTGTGGTAAAAGCTGCCGAGGAGCGTCGGATGATCATTGACGTGGCCCACTCCTCTCCCAATGCAGTGGCCGACGTGCTGGACATGGCAACCCGCCCCGTCGTTGTCTCCCATACCGGCATACGCGGAGCATGCGACAGTGTCCGCAACCTGTCCGATGACCTGATGCGGCGCATCGCGGCCCAGGGGGGGCTTATTGGGATTGGCTACTGGGAAGGCGCTGTATGTGACATCTCTCCGGCCGGCGTGGCGGCAAGCATTGTCTATGCGGTCGCGCTTGTCGGCGAAGACCATGTGGCGCTTGGCTCTGATTATGACGGAGGCACCCAGGTTGCCTTTGACACATCAGAGCTTGTGGTGCTCACCGAAGCTCTACTCAAGGCAGGCCTGACCAAGGAAACCATTGCCAAGATCATGGGCGGCAATTTGGTGCAGTTTTTGCGCGCAAACCTGCCCTCCGGCGATGCCTAG
- a CDS encoding SspB family protein: MATDSIQYDVLAREALRHVVREVLELARREGLPGEHHFFITFQTTAPGVSMSDDLRGEFPEEMTVVLQHQYWDLEVTDEQFSVKLAFGGVPRELVVPFKAVTAFFDPSVQFGLQFTANLVGEEEPTPGPAEVDMSEDDKKPDEPGEVVSLDAFRKK, encoded by the coding sequence TTGGCCACTGACTCAATCCAATATGACGTCCTCGCCCGTGAAGCGCTTCGCCACGTGGTGCGTGAGGTATTGGAATTGGCGCGCCGTGAGGGACTGCCTGGCGAGCACCATTTCTTCATCACCTTCCAGACCACCGCTCCGGGCGTGTCCATGAGCGACGACCTGCGCGGTGAATTCCCCGAAGAAATGACAGTCGTGCTCCAGCACCAGTATTGGGACCTCGAGGTCACCGATGAACAGTTCAGCGTCAAGCTCGCGTTCGGTGGCGTGCCCCGTGAGTTGGTTGTGCCCTTCAAGGCCGTAACCGCGTTCTTCGACCCGAGCGTCCAGTTTGGTCTTCAGTTCACCGCCAACCTGGTGGGAGAAGAAGAACCAACGCCGGGACCAGCTGAAGTCGACATGTCCGAAGATGACAAAAAGCCAGATGAACCCGGCGAAGTTGTCAGCCTGGATGCTTTCCGCAAGAAGTAG
- a CDS encoding SMP-30/gluconolactonase/LRE family protein, with amino-acid sequence MTDFTEIASGLRFPEGPIAMDDGSIILVEIERGTLSRVSADGDVSVIAELGGGPNGAAIGPDGAVYVCNNGGFAWHEQDGLLIPGDKPDDYSGGRIERVDLETGKVDVLYTECDGVPLNGPNDIVFDKEGGFWFTDLGKSYGRVTDRGALFYAKPDGSSITQQAFPLNTPNGVGLSPDEKTVYFADTVSGRVWYLDIESPGVAKSPDGPISANLLMSAPGLQYFDSLAVDADGNICVATIFNGGITSVSPDGQTVTHTALPDLLVTNICFGGADLKTAYITLSGTGKLVKMQWPTAGLPLNFLNKWAQVQSHQGFGAKDSSCTDCFLWHCLLRVNQTSVWGAKNKTRSGRNRR; translated from the coding sequence ATGACTGACTTCACAGAGATTGCTTCAGGTCTTCGGTTTCCAGAAGGCCCGATCGCTATGGATGATGGGTCGATCATTCTGGTTGAAATCGAACGTGGGACACTCAGCCGTGTATCTGCAGATGGCGACGTCTCAGTGATCGCTGAACTTGGCGGTGGTCCCAATGGTGCTGCTATCGGTCCCGACGGTGCGGTTTATGTCTGCAACAATGGGGGCTTTGCCTGGCATGAGCAGGACGGCTTGCTGATCCCCGGCGACAAACCGGATGACTATTCCGGTGGGCGCATCGAGCGGGTGGATCTTGAGACCGGCAAGGTGGATGTTCTGTATACGGAGTGCGACGGGGTGCCGCTGAACGGACCCAATGACATCGTCTTCGACAAGGAAGGCGGCTTCTGGTTTACCGATCTTGGCAAAAGCTATGGCCGCGTCACGGATCGGGGTGCGCTGTTCTATGCAAAGCCTGATGGGTCTTCGATCACCCAGCAGGCCTTTCCGCTGAACACGCCCAACGGTGTTGGCCTGTCGCCGGACGAAAAGACCGTCTACTTCGCCGACACCGTGTCTGGTCGTGTCTGGTATCTCGATATTGAAAGCCCGGGCGTCGCGAAATCTCCGGATGGTCCCATTTCGGCCAATCTGCTGATGTCAGCGCCGGGCCTGCAGTATTTTGACAGTCTGGCTGTGGATGCCGACGGCAATATCTGTGTGGCGACGATCTTCAATGGTGGCATCACGTCCGTATCACCGGACGGGCAGACGGTGACGCACACAGCGCTGCCGGATCTTCTGGTGACAAACATCTGCTTTGGCGGTGCGGACCTCAAGACGGCGTACATCACGCTCTCGGGCACAGGAAAGCTTGTAAAAATGCAGTGGCCAACCGCAGGTTTGCCGCTGAATTTCCTGAATAAGTGGGCTCAGGTCCAGTCTCACCAAGGGTTTGGCGCGAAAGACAGTTCTTGCACGGATTGTTTTTTGTGGCACTGTCTCCTCCGCGTTAACCAAACCTCTGTGTGGGGTGCCAAAAACAAAACGCGTTCTGGGAGGAACCGACGATGA
- a CDS encoding inverse autotransporter beta domain-containing protein, with protein MKRIQKCGAHAFAAIFVLAQTVGAIPAQSADASRWGGWAELGGALGGSNEDRAEAAVFLPIVQGEKGLFFLDARGKLFEEQVSEINAAVGYRHMLLGGWNLGAWAGADRRDTSQDNIFWAASGGLEALTDNFDLRLNGYLAISDPKGSPGLASAVIEGGQVFLLGGQEVPLSGVDGEVGVRVPIETLGIDAQRHGLRAYAGGFYFDDKEALEKVTGPKARIEWRIDDILESIPGSLLAFETEWRSDRVRGGHVEAGLRFRLPFSVVGGNAVRMSEKSLQWRRMTDGLERDTDIVTARSERENVEDFLTGVDFDRAVDVNGATGVTAPATAAGGNTLLVADGGGGAIAGPQALQANQTLLGGGGSIQVRGLRSGTVATLTAPGQTPTFTNALNVPTVTLADRTHLASVMVTGNTINFANTGVLVGSDQFVVLQNVDIANVGLEGVLGTNRNTARLINVNVSNTPNAPSVAFINNNTVSVEGGVFDRGLFGLFFNNQNTVNVADATISNTTIDGINLNSRNGIAISGTTFSTIGVDGIAFNNRNTISLMDSTFTNVSADALFGNDNNVITISGVTASNGGQDFLDLDDFNTVTVTNSMTSNLAGQSFNIDDDNVVTVTGGQYSSALEAFDSDDRNTITLTNVALSSTGGQEGIDISDNNTLVVTGSSVTVTGNRALEFTNNNNVTINLTSLNGTPTNTVAYDGTGNVVSGSGNVDNTVPTVAFCSNLGVQTGSIGFTNGTTCP; from the coding sequence GTGAAGCGAATCCAAAAATGCGGTGCACACGCATTCGCTGCCATATTTGTCCTGGCGCAGACTGTCGGAGCAATTCCGGCCCAGTCTGCTGACGCAAGCCGTTGGGGCGGCTGGGCGGAACTTGGTGGGGCGCTGGGTGGCTCAAATGAAGATCGCGCGGAGGCCGCGGTTTTTCTGCCGATTGTGCAGGGCGAGAAGGGCCTTTTCTTTCTGGATGCACGCGGCAAGCTGTTTGAAGAACAGGTTTCTGAAATCAATGCGGCGGTCGGGTACCGCCATATGCTGCTGGGAGGTTGGAACCTTGGCGCATGGGCGGGTGCTGATCGGCGCGACACGTCTCAGGACAATATATTCTGGGCAGCCTCCGGTGGGCTGGAAGCTCTGACGGACAATTTCGATCTACGCCTTAACGGCTATCTTGCCATCAGTGATCCGAAGGGGTCTCCGGGCCTTGCATCTGCCGTGATTGAAGGCGGTCAGGTGTTTCTGCTTGGCGGTCAGGAAGTTCCGCTGTCTGGAGTGGATGGTGAGGTTGGCGTTCGCGTTCCAATCGAGACCCTTGGAATTGACGCTCAGCGCCACGGACTTCGGGCCTATGCGGGCGGTTTTTATTTTGATGACAAAGAGGCGCTTGAAAAAGTAACCGGTCCCAAAGCACGTATTGAATGGCGCATTGACGACATTCTGGAGAGCATTCCGGGGTCCTTGCTGGCGTTTGAAACCGAGTGGCGTTCGGACAGGGTGCGCGGTGGTCATGTGGAAGCGGGCTTGCGGTTTCGCCTGCCGTTTTCCGTCGTTGGCGGCAACGCGGTTCGCATGTCGGAAAAATCCCTTCAGTGGCGTCGAATGACAGACGGTCTGGAGCGAGACACCGACATTGTCACGGCACGCAGCGAACGTGAAAATGTTGAAGACTTTTTGACCGGTGTCGATTTCGACAGGGCCGTTGATGTAAACGGCGCAACCGGCGTGACAGCACCCGCAACGGCTGCTGGTGGAAACACCTTGCTGGTAGCGGATGGCGGCGGTGGCGCCATTGCAGGTCCTCAGGCGTTGCAGGCAAACCAGACACTGCTGGGTGGGGGTGGCAGCATTCAGGTTCGCGGCCTGCGGTCAGGCACGGTGGCAACGCTTACGGCTCCAGGTCAGACACCGACCTTCACCAATGCGCTCAATGTGCCCACAGTTACACTTGCCGACCGGACACATCTGGCATCGGTCATGGTCACAGGGAACACGATCAATTTTGCCAACACCGGGGTGCTGGTAGGGTCTGATCAGTTTGTGGTGCTGCAGAATGTTGATATTGCGAATGTTGGTCTGGAGGGTGTGCTGGGCACCAACCGAAACACCGCGCGGCTCATAAACGTGAATGTCTCGAACACACCCAATGCGCCGAGCGTGGCCTTTATTAACAACAACACCGTGTCGGTCGAAGGCGGTGTTTTTGACCGGGGTCTGTTCGGTCTGTTCTTCAACAACCAGAACACCGTCAATGTTGCCGACGCGACCATCTCGAACACGACAATTGACGGCATTAATCTGAACAGCCGAAACGGCATCGCGATTTCGGGAACTACTTTCTCGACGATCGGTGTGGACGGTATTGCGTTCAACAACCGAAACACCATTTCGCTGATGGATTCAACATTCACCAACGTGAGTGCGGATGCCCTGTTCGGTAACGACAACAATGTCATCACAATCTCGGGCGTTACGGCGTCCAACGGTGGCCAGGACTTCCTGGACTTGGATGACTTTAATACCGTCACCGTTACGAACTCGATGACCAGCAACCTAGCAGGTCAATCCTTCAACATTGATGATGATAACGTCGTGACGGTCACCGGCGGGCAGTACTCAAGCGCGCTTGAAGCATTTGATTCAGATGATCGAAACACGATCACGCTGACAAATGTGGCTCTGTCTTCAACAGGGGGTCAGGAAGGGATTGATATTTCTGACAACAATACGCTCGTGGTAACCGGGTCGTCTGTGACGGTGACCGGCAACCGGGCGCTTGAGTTCACGAACAACAATAACGTGACCATCAACCTGACCTCGCTTAACGGCACGCCGACCAACACAGTGGCCTATGACGGCACCGGCAATGTGGTCAGCGGGTCCGGCAATGTGGATAACACAGTGCCCACGGTTGCTTTCTGCTCAAATCTGGGTGTCCAGACTGGATCTATTGGCTTCACGAACGGAACGACCTGCCCCTAG
- a CDS encoding thymidylate synthase: MQQYHELMERVLADGAQKGDRTGTGTLSVFGHQMRFDLSKGFPLVTTKKLHLKSIIHELLWFIAGDTNTRYLKANGVSIWDEWADEKGELGPVYGKQWRSWDMPEGGTVDQLKWLVEEIRTNPNSRRLIVTAWNPADLDKMALAPCHCLFQFYVADGKLSCQLYQRSADIFLGVPFNIASYALLTMMIAQVTGLEPGDFVHTFGDAHLYSNHLEQTREQLSRAPFALPKMVLNPEVRSLFDFTYEDFSLEDYQAHPHIKAPVAV; encoded by the coding sequence ATGCAGCAATATCACGAGCTTATGGAACGCGTTCTGGCGGATGGTGCCCAAAAGGGTGACCGGACCGGCACCGGAACCCTGTCCGTCTTTGGTCACCAGATGCGGTTTGATCTGAGCAAGGGATTTCCCTTGGTCACGACCAAGAAGCTTCATCTCAAGTCAATTATACATGAGCTGTTGTGGTTCATTGCCGGGGATACCAACACCCGGTATCTCAAGGCCAATGGTGTCAGTATCTGGGACGAGTGGGCTGACGAGAAGGGCGAGCTTGGCCCGGTCTACGGGAAACAGTGGCGATCCTGGGACATGCCGGAAGGCGGGACAGTTGATCAGCTGAAGTGGCTGGTTGAGGAAATCCGCACCAATCCCAATTCGCGGCGCCTGATCGTAACCGCCTGGAACCCGGCGGATCTGGACAAGATGGCCCTGGCGCCATGCCACTGTCTCTTTCAGTTCTACGTCGCGGATGGAAAGCTCTCGTGCCAGCTGTATCAGCGCTCCGCCGATATTTTTCTGGGTGTGCCGTTCAACATCGCATCTTACGCGCTGCTGACGATGATGATCGCTCAGGTGACTGGCCTGGAGCCAGGTGACTTTGTGCACACCTTCGGGGACGCGCATTTGTATTCCAACCACCTTGAGCAAACCCGCGAGCAGCTGTCGCGGGCGCCCTTCGCTTTGCCGAAGATGGTGCTGAACCCCGAGGTGCGCTCGCTGTTTGATTTCACCTATGAGGATTTCAGCCTCGAGGATTATCAGGCCCATCCCCATATCAAGGCCCCGGTCGCTGTTTGA
- a CDS encoding ribbon-helix-helix domain-containing protein, whose translation MPAEIKRSVTLSGHRTSITLEPEFWSALKEMACTRKVSVNELVRQIDEGRDGDDPRGLSSEVRVHVLAHFKQAPDCTTDDET comes from the coding sequence ATGCCTGCAGAGATAAAACGATCAGTGACACTGTCAGGACACCGGACCTCCATTACCCTGGAGCCCGAATTCTGGTCCGCTCTGAAAGAAATGGCCTGCACACGCAAAGTCTCTGTGAACGAACTGGTGCGCCAGATTGATGAAGGCCGCGACGGGGATGACCCGCGCGGCCTTTCCAGTGAAGTACGCGTCCATGTTCTTGCCCACTTCAAACAGGCTCCGGACTGCACCACGGACGACGAGACCTAG
- the hflK gene encoding FtsH protease activity modulator HflK, with product MPWDDKSGGGGPWGQGPSGGGRGNGSGGPGGSGGPGGQGPDLEEILRRGQERFRQSFPGGSGGGIGARGILVGVVVLALVWLASGFYRVQPDEQGVVLRFGEYSKTTQPGLNYRLPYPIESVYTPKVTRVNRVDVGMRTGEDTRSVRQGAVRDVPEESLMLTGDENIIDIDFSVFWVIKDADDYLFNIQNPVGTVKAVAESSMREVVGESNIQPLLTEGRLQAQARVSDLMQNLLDEYGAGIRITQVQIQGSNPPSAVIDAFRDVQAARADAERSRNEAESYANRVLPEARGQAERVEQEAAAYRDQTVEEAEGQARRFLSIYGEYALAPNVTRQRMYLETMERVLDRMNKVLIDGDSGSGVVPYLPLPEVERRRNATQEAN from the coding sequence ATGCCCTGGGACGACAAAAGTGGTGGTGGCGGTCCATGGGGGCAGGGGCCTTCAGGCGGCGGACGTGGCAATGGCTCGGGTGGTCCGGGCGGTTCCGGCGGTCCAGGTGGCCAAGGTCCCGACCTTGAAGAAATCCTCCGGCGCGGGCAGGAACGCTTTCGCCAGTCATTCCCCGGCGGATCCGGCGGTGGCATCGGCGCTCGCGGTATTCTCGTCGGCGTGGTCGTTCTGGCGCTGGTCTGGCTTGCTTCAGGCTTTTATCGCGTCCAGCCGGATGAGCAGGGCGTTGTTCTGCGCTTTGGCGAATACAGCAAGACGACCCAGCCTGGCCTGAACTACCGCCTGCCGTATCCGATTGAATCGGTCTACACCCCGAAAGTGACGCGGGTGAACCGCGTTGATGTGGGCATGCGGACCGGTGAAGACACACGCTCTGTTCGTCAGGGCGCTGTGCGCGACGTGCCGGAAGAGAGTCTGATGCTCACTGGTGATGAAAACATCATCGACATCGACTTTTCAGTGTTCTGGGTCATCAAGGATGCGGACGACTATCTGTTCAACATCCAGAACCCGGTCGGCACCGTGAAAGCGGTTGCCGAGAGCTCTATGCGTGAGGTTGTTGGCGAATCAAATATTCAGCCGCTTCTGACCGAAGGCCGGTTGCAGGCGCAGGCCCGCGTGTCGGACCTGATGCAGAACCTGCTGGATGAATATGGTGCGGGTATCCGCATCACGCAGGTGCAGATCCAGGGCTCCAACCCACCATCTGCGGTTATTGATGCGTTCCGTGACGTGCAGGCAGCCCGTGCGGATGCTGAGCGTTCACGAAACGAAGCAGAGTCTTATGCCAACCGGGTGCTTCCAGAAGCGCGTGGTCAGGCTGAACGTGTTGAGCAGGAAGCTGCTGCCTATCGTGACCAGACAGTTGAAGAAGCCGAAGGTCAGGCCCGCCGATTCCTTTCCATCTACGGTGAATATGCACTGGCACCCAATGTGACCCGCCAGCGCATGTACCTTGAGACCATGGAACGTGTGCTCGACAGAATGAACAAGGTGCTGATCGATGGTGACAGTGGATCGGGCGTTGTGCCGTATCTGCCGTTGCCTGAGGTTGAACGCCGTCGCAACGCGACGCAGGAGGCAAACTAA